The Marinilongibacter aquaticus genome has a window encoding:
- a CDS encoding zinc-binding dehydrogenase yields MKAQALAMVFTETEAPFVVEHIDFPQLKEGELLIKNSYSTICTSDLHTFYGRRHSCSHSVLGHEIIGTVEEIGSDPILDYHQNPLQIGDRITWSVYAHDPNSVTAQKGYPQKSEGLYKYGHEQMTEEYKLNGGFATHCHLRKGTSIFKLPETLNDREAAPLNCTHATIAGALRLAGNLKGKNILINGTGMLGLSACAMARENGAEQVWAQDISQPKAEQSLLFGADRFFIFEQDDIETASRESGGIDIIIETSGSPAAVEKCTDLLNIGGTLVLVGSVFPQRNISINAERLVRGLISIKGLHNYKPKDLDQAVSFLTKAKTRYPFAELVGKEYDLFALDAAFETGNQGQYFRVGIRP; encoded by the coding sequence ATGAAAGCCCAAGCATTGGCCATGGTATTTACCGAAACCGAGGCCCCTTTTGTCGTGGAACACATCGACTTCCCCCAATTAAAGGAAGGCGAGTTATTGATAAAAAACAGCTATTCTACCATTTGCACCAGTGATTTGCACACATTTTACGGCCGAAGGCATTCTTGTTCACACAGCGTGCTCGGACACGAAATCATCGGCACTGTAGAAGAGATCGGCTCGGATCCTATACTCGATTACCACCAAAATCCCTTGCAAATCGGTGACCGCATCACATGGTCTGTTTATGCCCATGATCCAAATTCTGTCACCGCCCAGAAAGGCTACCCTCAAAAATCAGAGGGCTTGTACAAATACGGCCACGAGCAAATGACCGAAGAATACAAATTAAACGGTGGTTTTGCTACGCATTGCCATTTGAGAAAGGGCACCAGTATTTTCAAATTACCCGAAACGTTAAACGATCGCGAAGCCGCTCCTTTGAATTGCACACACGCCACCATAGCGGGAGCCCTGCGTTTGGCCGGGAACCTGAAAGGCAAAAACATTTTGATCAACGGCACAGGCATGTTGGGTCTTTCGGCTTGTGCAATGGCTCGCGAAAATGGAGCAGAACAGGTTTGGGCACAGGACATCTCGCAACCGAAGGCCGAACAATCCCTTCTTTTTGGAGCCGACCGCTTTTTTATTTTCGAACAAGACGATATCGAAACGGCAAGCCGAGAATCTGGCGGAATCGATATCATTATCGAAACCTCCGGTTCGCCCGCAGCCGTAGAAAAGTGTACCGACCTCCTGAACATTGGCGGCACTTTGGTACTCGTGGGCTCTGTATTTCCACAAAGAAACATCTCCATCAACGCCGAGCGGCTTGTCCGCGGACTTATCAGCATAAAAGGCTTGCACAATTACAAGCCCAAAGATCTCGACCAAGCCGTCTCGTTCTTGACAAAGGCCAAAACACGCTACCCTTTCGCAGAATTGGTGGGCAAAGAATACGACCTTTTTGCTTTGGACGCCGCTTTCGAAACCGGAAACCAAGGGCAATATTTCAGAGTGGGAATTCGACCTTAA
- a CDS encoding helix-turn-helix domain-containing protein, with the protein MEKFEYLTTWIGSKLKDIRKSHDLKLGELAEKSGISIAMLSKIENGRVFPTLPTLLQILSTLEVDLNAFFADLKGEQEFPGYIIKRKEDYKSIKKEEESIGFDYSLILNHKIERSSVEISLLNIKGNAQRDRVSTDGFEYIYVVRGDIDYELGDKQFELCEGDSLFFDGGIPHVPINRKKSDALILVVYFIELR; encoded by the coding sequence ATGGAAAAGTTTGAATATCTCACCACCTGGATAGGTTCGAAGCTAAAAGACATCCGTAAATCGCATGACCTGAAGCTGGGCGAACTGGCCGAAAAGTCGGGCATCAGCATTGCTATGCTCAGTAAAATTGAGAATGGGCGGGTATTCCCCACATTGCCTACGCTCTTACAAATATTGAGCACTTTAGAAGTAGACCTGAATGCATTTTTCGCTGATCTGAAAGGCGAACAGGAGTTCCCCGGCTACATCATTAAGCGAAAAGAGGATTACAAATCGATCAAAAAAGAAGAAGAATCCATCGGCTTCGATTACAGCCTGATCCTCAACCATAAGATCGAAAGGTCTTCCGTAGAGATTTCCCTTTTAAACATCAAGGGCAATGCCCAAAGAGACCGTGTATCCACCGATGGCTTCGAGTATATCTATGTGGTTCGCGGCGACATCGATTACGAGTTGGGCGACAAGCAGTTTGAGCTATGCGAAGGCGATTCACTCTTCTTCGATGGTGGCATTCCGCACGTACCCATCAATCGCAAAAAATCAGACGCCCTTATTTTGGTCGTGTATTTTATAGAATTGAGATAA
- a CDS encoding DUF5690 family protein: MLKTKLNKVSISRDDLGLMALAFTAYTGMYAVRKSFLAGQFEGTEVVEDFHFKTILILSQVIGYMLSKFIGIKVVSELSSEKRFRTLVALVAFGLSMLLVFAYVPPVLKPLAMFLNGLPLGMVFGLVLVHLEGRQNSELLVAGLSATFIFSTGFVKSTGLWLMQSYGVSELWMPFITGAIFFPFFVLAAYGLSKSKQPSETDKALRTERLPMQKAERHDFLRNHGLSFAGLVLIYVVLTVVRDFRDNFIVEFWAELGMSGQPELITLTEMPIAVLVLLIAALGILILDNRRAFRWGMLLSLFSAVLMILATVFFKSGWVGSIFWMISSGFSVYLPYILFHCLLFERFLAVLQYKGTVGFLFYIADAFGYLASAAIMIFKETMSYNYSWVSFFTGLNLVSGVLIIVLVVASVALVNRELRRKSKEWFETRLKV; encoded by the coding sequence ATGCTCAAAACCAAATTGAACAAAGTATCGATATCCAGAGACGACTTAGGGCTGATGGCTCTGGCTTTTACGGCATATACGGGAATGTACGCCGTACGCAAGTCTTTTCTTGCCGGACAGTTTGAAGGTACAGAAGTTGTCGAGGATTTTCATTTCAAAACCATCCTGATTTTGAGTCAGGTTATCGGTTATATGTTGTCCAAATTTATCGGGATCAAAGTGGTTTCCGAGCTTTCTTCCGAAAAGCGTTTCAGGACATTGGTCGCTTTGGTGGCTTTTGGTTTATCGATGTTGCTCGTGTTTGCCTATGTGCCACCGGTGCTCAAACCCTTGGCCATGTTTTTGAACGGCCTGCCCTTGGGAATGGTCTTTGGGCTTGTCTTGGTACACTTGGAAGGTCGTCAAAATTCTGAACTTTTAGTCGCCGGACTGAGTGCAACGTTTATTTTTTCTACGGGTTTTGTTAAAAGCACTGGGCTTTGGCTGATGCAATCGTATGGCGTGAGTGAACTGTGGATGCCATTTATTACAGGGGCGATATTCTTTCCGTTTTTTGTGCTGGCAGCCTACGGGTTGAGCAAAAGCAAACAACCCTCGGAAACCGACAAGGCTCTGCGTACCGAGCGGCTGCCCATGCAAAAGGCAGAGCGGCACGATTTTCTTCGCAATCACGGACTGTCTTTTGCGGGTTTGGTACTCATTTATGTGGTGCTTACGGTGGTGCGTGATTTCAGAGACAATTTCATCGTGGAGTTTTGGGCGGAGTTGGGCATGTCTGGCCAACCCGAACTCATTACGCTTACCGAAATGCCCATTGCTGTTTTGGTTTTGCTTATTGCGGCTTTGGGTATTTTGATTTTGGACAACAGAAGGGCGTTTCGCTGGGGTATGCTCCTCAGCTTATTCAGTGCGGTGTTGATGATCCTCGCCACGGTGTTTTTCAAAAGCGGTTGGGTGGGTTCGATCTTCTGGATGATCAGCTCGGGTTTCAGTGTGTATTTGCCGTATATCTTGTTTCACTGCCTGCTTTTTGAGCGATTTCTTGCCGTGTTGCAATACAAGGGTACGGTAGGTTTTTTGTTTTATATCGCCGATGCTTTCGGCTACTTGGCCAGTGCGGCCATCATGATTTTCAAAGAAACCATGAGCTATAATTATTCGTGGGTCAGCTTTTTCACCGGATTGAATCTGGTAAGCGGTGTGCTCATTATCGTATTGGTGGTTGCCTCTGTGGCTTTGGTCAATCGAGAGCTGAGGAGGAAATCGAAAGAGTGGTTTGAAACCAGGCTGAAAGTGTAA
- a CDS encoding outer membrane protein assembly factor BamB family protein → MLKKVFLWGAAFLLHASGLAFGQLSGKVFVDENGNGRQDKGEKVYQGAVVSDGLSVVKTDKDGHFELPGWEKQHFVAIYPSSDFNAPVRYWPIKPEVKEYNFAVRAKAVKKDVSFVHISDTETFQYGDWVDDLKRYAQVNKPDFIVHTGDICYESGMKWHSENLTEKELGVPVYYCLGNHDLIKGEYGEAYFESRFGPAWYAFEEGNALYVITPMMGGDYPPGFDHKDIGTWLKNLLQAYDKAQDKYFFNHDLLTSNEQFDFAIDENEKVNLNQFGLKAWFYGHMHVNMTKEHGDTGIRSFCTSSMPQGGIDHSPSSFREVKVSEDGHLESTMKWTYLRRNIRIVNPNKGLGLLDEHNMFRVSVNVYDCAAEVERVRYSVWGEEGFNWTSALQEDQWAEMQERSDWNWEAELKLDTLGKHTLVVDAYLKSGEVVHRKTEFIAQKAIVPKQKELDWGNLSGNAAHLGHVENGLKSPFVLQWSTNLGSNVFMSSPVLYSHYVLSSGFDDGEAKNCFIVCLDANSGKERWRFKSRNGIKNQMVVAKGLVIATDMEGFTYALDIESGELIWQKSTGYNRKYGFVSGIVSDGSLVYTGFSENLRALEATTGRTVWQAKENRGGYGATTTMTIADNVLIVSRQWGGIDAFDKNTGRHLWTRNDAGLRFRDGNLTYAEGFLWVAERFTTEESRLHKIDLKTGETLSYFDTQMKNTGTSCPIVWEDKIFVAGSHPGIAAFDRKGERLWLFEVGEALFYTPSYFQNQEQSIESSAVLVGKQLIFAAMDGHVYVLNAENGKLLWKNDLGAPLMTAPAVATEGFYICDFAGNVYFFKGQHDD, encoded by the coding sequence ATGTTGAAAAAAGTGTTTTTGTGGGGTGCTGCTTTTTTGCTGCATGCAAGCGGATTAGCTTTCGGGCAATTGAGCGGAAAGGTATTTGTCGATGAAAACGGAAACGGACGACAAGACAAAGGGGAAAAAGTGTACCAAGGAGCTGTTGTTTCGGATGGCCTCTCTGTGGTGAAAACGGATAAAGATGGGCATTTTGAATTGCCCGGTTGGGAAAAGCAGCATTTTGTCGCCATTTATCCCTCTTCCGATTTCAATGCTCCTGTGCGGTATTGGCCAATTAAACCCGAGGTGAAAGAATACAATTTTGCGGTGCGTGCGAAAGCTGTGAAAAAGGACGTGAGTTTTGTGCACATCAGCGATACCGAAACATTTCAATATGGCGATTGGGTGGATGATTTGAAAAGATATGCCCAGGTGAATAAGCCGGATTTTATTGTCCATACGGGCGATATTTGCTACGAGTCGGGTATGAAATGGCACAGCGAAAATTTGACAGAAAAGGAATTGGGCGTGCCCGTATATTACTGTTTGGGAAACCACGACTTGATCAAAGGGGAATACGGCGAAGCCTATTTTGAATCGAGGTTTGGCCCGGCTTGGTACGCTTTTGAAGAAGGAAATGCTCTTTATGTCATCACGCCCATGATGGGTGGTGATTACCCTCCAGGTTTCGATCACAAAGACATCGGTACCTGGCTGAAAAATTTATTGCAGGCCTATGACAAAGCACAGGATAAATATTTTTTCAATCACGATTTGCTGACCAGCAACGAGCAATTTGACTTTGCCATCGATGAGAACGAAAAGGTCAATTTGAATCAGTTTGGTCTGAAGGCTTGGTTTTATGGACATATGCACGTGAATATGACCAAAGAGCACGGCGATACGGGCATTCGCTCTTTCTGCACTTCTTCAATGCCGCAAGGCGGGATCGACCATTCGCCTTCTTCATTCCGCGAGGTGAAAGTTTCCGAAGATGGGCATTTGGAAAGTACAATGAAATGGACTTATCTCAGGCGAAACATCCGTATCGTGAACCCCAATAAGGGTTTGGGGCTGCTCGATGAGCACAATATGTTTCGCGTTTCGGTCAATGTATACGATTGTGCCGCGGAAGTAGAACGTGTACGGTATAGCGTTTGGGGTGAAGAAGGTTTTAATTGGACCAGTGCATTGCAGGAAGATCAATGGGCAGAAATGCAAGAGCGTTCCGATTGGAATTGGGAGGCGGAGTTGAAATTGGATACTTTGGGCAAGCACACTTTGGTGGTCGATGCGTATTTGAAGAGCGGGGAGGTCGTGCACAGGAAAACGGAATTTATAGCCCAAAAGGCGATTGTGCCAAAACAAAAAGAATTGGACTGGGGCAATTTAAGTGGGAATGCGGCACATTTGGGGCATGTGGAAAACGGGCTAAAGTCGCCTTTTGTGCTGCAATGGAGCACAAATTTGGGCAGTAATGTTTTCATGAGTTCTCCGGTGCTTTATTCGCATTATGTGCTGTCATCGGGCTTTGACGACGGAGAGGCTAAAAATTGCTTTATCGTTTGTTTGGATGCCAATTCGGGCAAAGAACGCTGGCGATTCAAGAGCAGAAATGGCATTAAAAATCAAATGGTGGTGGCCAAAGGTTTGGTGATTGCCACAGATATGGAGGGCTTTACCTATGCCCTAGATATTGAAAGCGGAGAGTTGATTTGGCAAAAAAGCACAGGATACAATAGGAAGTACGGTTTTGTGTCGGGTATTGTAAGCGACGGCTCTCTTGTGTATACAGGATTTTCTGAGAATTTGAGAGCTTTGGAGGCGACGACTGGCCGCACAGTTTGGCAGGCGAAAGAAAACCGTGGTGGATATGGAGCCACGACAACAATGACAATTGCGGATAATGTGTTGATTGTAAGTAGGCAATGGGGTGGAATAGATGCTTTTGATAAAAACACGGGGCGTCACCTTTGGACAAGAAACGATGCGGGACTCCGATTTCGCGATGGGAATTTAACCTATGCAGAGGGCTTTTTATGGGTGGCCGAAAGGTTTACTACTGAAGAGAGCAGGCTCCATAAAATCGACTTGAAAACGGGAGAAACGCTGAGTTATTTCGATACGCAAATGAAAAACACGGGCACTTCATGCCCGATCGTTTGGGAAGATAAAATCTTTGTGGCGGGTTCGCATCCTGGCATAGCGGCCTTCGACAGGAAAGGGGAAAGGTTGTGGCTTTTCGAAGTGGGCGAGGCTCTATTCTACACACCCTCGTATTTTCAAAATCAGGAACAGAGCATCGAAAGCAGTGCGGTATTGGTCGGCAAGCAATTGATTTTTGCGGCAATGGATGGGCATGTCTACGTACTGAATGCTGAAAACGGCAAATTGCTTTGGAAGAATGATTTAGGGGCCCCCTTGATGACCGCACCCGCAGTGGCAACAGAGGGTTTCTATATCTGTGATTTTGCCGGCAATGTGTATTTCTTCAAAGGCCAGCACGACGATTAA